Proteins from one Macrobrachium rosenbergii isolate ZJJX-2024 chromosome 14, ASM4041242v1, whole genome shotgun sequence genomic window:
- the LOC136846121 gene encoding MIT domain-containing protein 1-like, with the protein MSSGSGPEAAAIQVLTRAVQLDTEKKFAEALACYEQGIRLLLQAAKEVKDETKRNHFRKKTEEYLARAEAMKEAVNKIRTLGRTHKQIQIEDNSTGHSYESIFGPLIDKTLSSVVVEDAYIRYTHQIYNFLQFCELLVHKAECLRSICLQTTRDPNPAEHKTQHQRLEEIGASLAKHNVKLSIEYSDSIHDREIRFDNGWIIKIGRGLDYFKRPESKFSIGWSNHHFRKCHQTTVDIFHQQTVR; encoded by the exons atgTCTTCTGGTAGTGGGCCTGAGGCTGCAGCCATTCAGGTCCTTACGCGAGCCGTTCAGCTCGACACAGAAAAGAAGTTTGCTGAAGCTCTAGCGTGTTATGAACAAGGCATCAGATTGTTACTCCAAGCAGCTAAAG AGGTGAAAGATGAAACCAAACGTAACCATTTCcgaaagaaaactgaagaatatTTAGCACGCGCTGAAGCTatgaaagaagctgtgaacaagATACGTACGCTTGGACGCACTCACAAACAG ATCCAGATAGAAGATAATTCAACTGGCCACAGTTATGAAAGTATATTTGGCCCTCTAATTGACAAAACTCTCTCCTCTGTTGTGGTTGAAGATGCCTACATACGTTACACCCACCAG ATTTATAACTTTCTTCAGTTCTGTGAGCTCTTGGTGCATAAAGCCGAGTGCTTGCGATCTATTTGTCTCCAGACCACGCGTGATCCTAACCCTGCGGAACATAA AACTCAGCATCAGAGATTGGAAGAGATTGGAGCATCTCTGGCAAAGCACAATGTAAAGTTATCCATTGAATATTCAGACTCTATTCATGATCGAGAAATCAG atttgacAATGGGTGGATTATCAAGATTGGACGAGGACTTGATTATTTTAAAAGGCCCGAGTCCAAGTTTTCAATAGGCTGGTCAAATCACCACTTTCGAAAGTGTCACCAGACAACTGTAGACATATTTCATCAACAGACTGTGAGATAA